The genomic window CTGATTGGATTTTACTGGCCGCAGCTTTTTGCGATGCGCCTTAGAGAGTTGATTCAACACCTGCGGCCAGCATTGGTCCATGCGCATGCTACTCGGCCTGCCGGAGTAGTCGCATCAATGGGTTGCGCTGGGTTAAACATTCCGCTTGTCCTGACAGAACATTCCAACCTTCAGCGGGGATTCTGGAAAACCGATCACGGCTTTCGACAGATTGAACGCGCGTTTCAATCGAGCAATGCGCGAATTGCCGTTTCTAAAGTCCATCAGGCCACGCTCGAGCATTACTTTCCGGACGGTGGGAGCTGGGAGGTGATCTACAATGGTATCGATCCTGTTCAGTTCTCCATAGGGGATCCTAACCAGCCACGCGCACGTGCTCTGCTGTTTGCCGGCGGCCTGGAGCCAGTTAAAGGGGTTGATATCATTCTCCATGCGATGGCTGGTCTACCCGACGATATATCGTTAACAGTTGCGGGAGACGGATCGCAACGTCAATACCTGCATAGACTTGCAGATCAGTTGGGAATTTCGGATAGGGTGCGTTGGCTGGGGCGCCAAAGCCGGGATCAGCTTGCCGCTCTGATGAGGCAGCATACTGCATTGGTTGTTGCCAGTCAGAGTGAAACATTCAGCTTGGTGTGCGCCGAGGCACTGGCCAGTGGCACGCCTGTCATAGCAACGCGCTGTGGCGGCCCCGAGGAAATCCTGCCGGCCGGCGGCGGTATTCTGGTCCCGGTCGGTGATTCCCAGGCTATTGCTGCTGCGGCGGCCAAGATGTTCTCAGGTGAGTTTGCCGTAGATCGGCAGGCGCTAAGAGATCACGCATTACATCGCTTCTCCGTGAAGGAAATGACAGATCGTCTGGAAGGCGTGTATCAGCGTCTGACCGTTGGCGTCTGACTGGGGTATGGCCTGGGGCAAGGTTGAGATAGGGAATTTTTAATGAGTCGTGAGCGCCATCAGGCCGCTGGTCCAACTGACAATAGCGCGCTGCTCGATCTCAGCATTTGGCTCATGATCAGCATGTATCTGTACGTGGATACGATCAGTGGCGTCCTAATTGGGATAATGGGTGGCCAAGCTCCATTATCGCAAGTGTGGAAGGGAGGGATTCTTTTCCTGATACTGCTTGTATCGGTGAAGCGGTCCCTTACGACAATCTTACTTTCCGGGGCCTCTGCCGTCATGCTTCTGGTTGGTCCATTCTATCGTCTTCTGGCGACTCCGAACGCCTCAGGATTTGGATTCGAAAGTGCGACCGCGCTAAAGGCATTGATGCCGCTAGTAATCCTATTATGGTGCATGGATCAACAGACGGCTCGTCATCGGCTAATAGAGATATGGCCGCTCAGAGCCCTTTGGTCCGCGGTTCTTGCTGTGATTTTGAACATGATGCTAGGCTTGGCTGGGCTTGGGAATTCCACCTATGGTACTGGCGAGCACGGGATTGGCATTATCGGCTTCTTCTATGCCGGAAATGAACTTGGGGCTGTCTTTACCGCCCTTTCTGGTTTCGTTCTCATGTGGACGTGGTGCCGGCGTAGAAAAATCTATGTTCTTGTGGCGGGCGTGGTGGCGTTGATTGGAGTTCTTATTGCCACCAAAGCGGCCATGCTTTCTGCCGTAATGCTGGCACTAATGGTTCCAGCTGCCAATCAACGCGGGCAATGGGGAAAGATGCCGGCAGGCGTGGCAATCAGCCTGTTTATTCTTCTTGTTGCGCTTGCCATTACCATGGCGCGAGTGTGGTTCATCCTTGAGGCTGCTGGGTTGGCCGATCGGCTGCAGTATGCCTACAGTCGTCGCGGCTGGACAGGTATTCTCT from Pedomonas mirosovicensis includes these protein-coding regions:
- a CDS encoding O-antigen ligase family protein translates to MSRERHQAAGPTDNSALLDLSIWLMISMYLYVDTISGVLIGIMGGQAPLSQVWKGGILFLILLVSVKRSLTTILLSGASAVMLLVGPFYRLLATPNASGFGFESATALKALMPLVILLWCMDQQTARHRLIEIWPLRALWSAVLAVILNMMLGLAGLGNSTYGTGEHGIGIIGFFYAGNELGAVFTALSGFVLMWTWCRRRKIYVLVAGVVALIGVLIATKAAMLSAVMLALMVPAANQRGQWGKMPAGVAISLFILLVALAITMARVWFILEAAGLADRLQYAYSRRGWTGILFFGAGQLSG
- a CDS encoding glycosyltransferase, translating into MRILVVASWYAGPRNPIRGSFIREQTMALAARGHEVHVVQFDRDRLRIPLSWQQADDNGLVEHRLGAPWPLHRLIGFYWPQLFAMRLRELIQHLRPALVHAHATRPAGVVASMGCAGLNIPLVLTEHSNLQRGFWKTDHGFRQIERAFQSSNARIAVSKVHQATLEHYFPDGGSWEVIYNGIDPVQFSIGDPNQPRARALLFAGGLEPVKGVDIILHAMAGLPDDISLTVAGDGSQRQYLHRLADQLGISDRVRWLGRQSRDQLAALMRQHTALVVASQSETFSLVCAEALASGTPVIATRCGGPEEILPAGGGILVPVGDSQAIAAAAAKMFSGEFAVDRQALRDHALHRFSVKEMTDRLEGVYQRLTVGV